The segment CGCGCTTTCCACCCCGATCTCGCCCCCCATCGCCTGCACCAGCCCCTTCGAAAGCGACAGTCCCAGCCCGGTGCCGGGGACGTCGGTGCGCCCCGAGTCCAGCCGCTCGAAGGCCCTGAACAGCCGCCCCTGGAGTTCCGGCGCGATCCCCGGCCCCGTGTCGGCAACCAGGATGCGCAGGCGGCCGCCGGCCGCCTCGCGGCAGGAAACGGTGACGGAGCCGCCCTCGCGGTTGTACTTCACGCCGTTGGAAAGCAGGTTCAGCAGCACCTGCTTCAGCCGCTGCTCGTCGGCCAGCACGGCGGCGTCGCAGCCGGGCCCCTCGTGAAAGGTGACGCGGCGGTTCTCCCCCATCGACCGCACCAGCGCCAGCGACTGGCGAAGGACCTCCGTGAGCCGCACGGGCTCCAGCGTGAGCGTCACCCGCTCGGCCTCGATGCTCGCCAGGTCCAGCACCTCGTCGATCAGCCGCAGCAGGTGCCGCCCGGCGTGAAGGATCTGCTGTACGCTCTCGCGGTTCTCGTCCGTTTCCACCTCCAGCTCCAGGAGCTGCGCGAAACCCAGGATGGCGTTCATGGGCGTCCTCAGCTCGTGGCTCATGCGCGACAGGAACTCGCTCTTGGCCAGGTTGGCGCGCTCCGCCTCTACCTTGGCCGCGCGCAGCGCCTCGAAGGCCGCCTTGGCCGCGGTAACGTCGCGGGCGATTCCGATCACGCCGATGATGCGCCCCTCGCCATCGCGCTGGGGAACCTCGGTGGCCTCGAACGAGCGGGTTCCCGCCGGTGTGCCGATGGTCTGCTCGCTGGTGACCACGCGCCCGGTGCTCACGGTTTCCGAATCGGCGGCGCGAAACGCCCTCACCACCTCGTCGGGGTACAGCTCCCCGTCGGTCTTTCCGATCACCTCTGCCGCGGGACGTCCCAGGAGCGCCAGGCCGGCCGAGTTGGTGAGCCGGTACCGCCCGGCCAGATCCTTGACGAACACGACGTCGGGAGTGCTCTCCAGGATGGACTGCAGGAACTCGTTCGTTTCACGCAGCGCCGTCTCGGCCTTGCGCCGTTCGGTAACGTCGTGCGCCACCGCGATCACCAGCTTTCGCCCGTCGACCGTGATGGGCTGGGTGTGCACCTCGACGTCGCGAACGCCGCCCGGCTTCGTCGTGTGGCGGGTTTCGGTTCGCTGGCCGGCGGCCTCCTGGCAGGTGGCGGTGATCACCGTCTCCAGCCGCTGGATCTCTTCGGCGGGGCGGAGATCGCGTACGCTCATGCCCAGGAACTCCGCCCGCGAGTACCCGTAGGCCTGGACGGCGGCCCGGTTGGCGTCCACGAACGCGAACCGTTCCGGGTCTACCAGCCACATGGGGAACGGGTTCGTCTCGAAGAGCCTGCGGTACAGCTCCTCGCTCTCCACGAGGCGGCGCTCCATCTCCTGCTGGGCGGTGACGTCGCGGGCCACCAGGACGAAGCCGTCGAAACCCCGGTCCCTGACCAGCCGCGCCCGCGTGTCCAGGACCACCCATTCGCCCGTCCGGTGCTGCACCCGGTATCGCAGGTTGAAGTCGTCCCGGGTGCCCGAACCCAGCGCCGCCAGCCCCGCGGCCACCTCGTCGCGGTCCTCGGGGTGCAGCAACTCCAGCAACGGCCGGCCTTCCATCTCGTGGGTGGCGTAGCCCAGCACCTCGCGCGACGCGGGGCTCACCCAGCGGAAGCGGCCCTCCAGGTCCAGCAGCTCGATGACGTCGGGCGAGGCGTCGAGCACCCCCTGCAGGGTGGCCGCGTTGCGGGCGAGCTCGAACTCCCCCTGCTTGCGGTCCGTGACGTCCAGGATCAGCCCTTCCAGGGCAAGCAGCTCCCCGTCGGCCGAAAAGACGCCTTCCCCCTGCTCCCACACCCAGCGCTCGGCTCCCGTCCAATCCCGGACGCGGTATTCCAGCCGGAACGGCCGGGGCGCGGCCACCGCCTCCTGCACCGCGTTCCATACCTGTCCGCGGTCGTCGGGGTGAATGAGCTGGCCGAACGTCACCTTTCCCTCGGTGAACGCTTCCGGCGGGTACCCGGTGAGCTCCGCGACCCCCATGCTGACCAGTTCCACCGGCCAGTGCGGCTCGTTGCGGCAGCGGTAGGCGGCACCCGGTATGTGTTCGAGGAGCGTAGAGAGCAGCCGCCGGCTCTCGGCGGCCTCGTCCCGCGCCTGCTCGCGGCGGCGGACCTCGCGCCGGAGCTCCACTTCCGTGGAAACCGCGTCCGCCAGGTCACTGAGCACCTGCAGCTCCTCCTC is part of the Longimicrobium sp. genome and harbors:
- a CDS encoding PAS domain S-box protein, whose product is MTGPSRAAREDALRDPERLTALRQADLLDTLPEASFDRLARLAGRLLHAPLAQVNLVDDRRQFSKSSIAPATWSGGREAPLHDSFCQYTIRTREPFVVEDARVHPLVSGSAAVREHGLIAYAGVPLLSPDGFALGTLCVGDFAPRRWTEEELQVLSDLADAVSTEVELRREVRRREQARDEAAESRRLLSTLLEHIPGAAYRCRNEPHWPVELVSMGVAELTGYPPEAFTEGKVTFGQLIHPDDRGQVWNAVQEAVAAPRPFRLEYRVRDWTGAERWVWEQGEGVFSADGELLALEGLILDVTDRKQGEFELARNAATLQGVLDASPDVIELLDLEGRFRWVSPASREVLGYATHEMEGRPLLELLHPEDRDEVAAGLAALGSGTRDDFNLRYRVQHRTGEWVVLDTRARLVRDRGFDGFVLVARDVTAQQEMERRLVESEELYRRLFETNPFPMWLVDPERFAFVDANRAAVQAYGYSRAEFLGMSVRDLRPAEEIQRLETVITATCQEAAGQRTETRHTTKPGGVRDVEVHTQPITVDGRKLVIAVAHDVTERRKAETALRETNEFLQSILESTPDVVFVKDLAGRYRLTNSAGLALLGRPAAEVIGKTDGELYPDEVVRAFRAADSETVSTGRVVTSEQTIGTPAGTRSFEATEVPQRDGEGRIIGVIGIARDVTAAKAAFEALRAAKVEAERANLAKSEFLSRMSHELRTPMNAILGFAQLLELEVETDENRESVQQILHAGRHLLRLIDEVLDLASIEAERVTLTLEPVRLTEVLRQSLALVRSMGENRRVTFHEGPGCDAAVLADEQRLKQVLLNLLSNGVKYNREGGSVTVSCREAAGGRLRILVADTGPGIAPELQGRLFRAFERLDSGRTDVPGTGLGLSLSKGLVQAMGGEIGVESAVGEGSTFWVELPRATEDGGRAAGGGGAPEVRTVLYIEDNRSNVRLVERVLAGRGDLELVAAGEGREGLELARRLKPGLVLLDVHLPDMDGEQVLAELRADPELRATPVVVISADATPGRVQRLLDAGALDYLTKPFDVRRLLAAIENALDHAGPGR